TAGAATTAAATGTCATAATTGTAGGTcctaatatttttataattgcaAGTTTAACATAGTCCTTGTTAACATTCATATCGGTTACTTTGTTCACATCTCTTGCAAGCTTAGTCTTTGGTACAAATGTCAATACACTGAGAGTTCCTCCTTTTAGAGATTAAAAGGGGGAGCTCGCTTTTTCTTCGttcattcttgttttatttatttcaaatgcttcTGTGCCATTTCAGCCACTCCAACTGAATGCAATAATGTAAATACAAAATCAAAGTAAATGTCAAACAACCATAATTATAGCACCAGTATATAAAAATTGATTATAATAACCCTCAATTATAATTTTTTTAGGCAGAATTTTGGAAGGACTACACAAGTGGACTCCATGAAGGAAGTAACACAGGACAAAACTGGTACCCATTTTACCTAACATTTCCTCTAATCATTGGCCTTTTGGTGGTGGTTCTCATTATATTTGTCACATGGAGATGCCTTTTCAAAAAAAAACCACATGGACGGTCCATGTACACACAGAGCAGAAGCAGGGATGATACAGGTGACAGAAGCATTCCTGATGGGAGAAGTCCCCTCCCTCAGTCATTCATCATTCTTCATTCTCCCCAAGAAGAAATGTTTGAAGGTAGTGGATACTCTCCAGGGTACCTGAGCTACACAGAGGGACCTGTGGATTCCTTATCAATCCGGTTGTCAAGCTGTGAACCACCACCATCCTATGAGGAAGTTGCTGGTGAAAATAGCACACAGAGAAATGAATTTGCAAATCATTTGGATCCCCCTCCTCAATATGAGGACATTGTGAATAGTATTTCAGTCCCTCCAGTTACCatcaaatgaaagagaaagattaCATGCTCCCTTTGTAGAAGCAAATGAACCCTAA
The Candoia aspera isolate rCanAsp1 chromosome 5, rCanAsp1.hap2, whole genome shotgun sequence genome window above contains:
- the PRRG1 gene encoding transmembrane gamma-carboxyglutamic acid protein 1, producing MDGVFLTEAKANSILKRYPRANGGLEELKKGNIERECYEERCNKEEAREAFENDEKTAEFWKDYTSGLHEGSNTGQNWYPFYLTFPLIIGLLVVVLIIFVTWRCLFKKKPHGRSMYTQSRSRDDTGDRSIPDGRSPLPQSFIILHSPQEEMFEGSGYSPGYLSYTEGPVDSLSIRLSSCEPPPSYEEVAGENSTQRNEFANHLDPPPQYEDIVNSISVPPVTIK